One stretch of Prunus persica cultivar Lovell chromosome G1, Prunus_persica_NCBIv2, whole genome shotgun sequence DNA includes these proteins:
- the LOC18789505 gene encoding homeobox-leucine zipper protein HAT22, whose translation MSFDEACNTGLGLSLGCRDSPDHDHTNLQAPPDHHHHHHQNTYKNKQIQLKYDHLLPSLTLGPSAASKIEEAESTDLHQAVAAQEQDSSPCSGAFSSFSNSSSFKRDRELGGEEIEVEVEVEVEVEEERVVNITSSRASEELYEQDHEGSPRKKLRLSKEQSATLEDSFREHTTLNPKQKQDLARKLNLRPRQVEVWFQNRRARTKLKQTEADCELLKKCCETLKEENRRLHKELQELKLMKQTATAAAAVPPFYMQFPTATLTMCPSCEKICNGGDHHNHHGSSTSSFLIGSKPAHLIFNPFSTHPSTAC comes from the exons ATGAGTTTTGATGAAGCTTGTAACACCGGCCTTGGTCTCAGTCTAGGCTGCCGTGACAGCCCAGATCATGACCATACAAATTTGCAGGCTCCTcctgatcatcatcatcaccatcaccaaaACACGTACAAGAACAAGCAAATACAGTTGAAATATGATCACCTATTGCCTTCTCTTACGCTCGGCCCATCGGCTGCTTCAAAGATTGAGGAGGCCGAGTCCACTGATTTGCACCAGGCAGTAGCCGCACAGGAACAGGACTCTTCTCCCTGCAGCGGCGccttttcatctttttctaaCTCGTCAAGTTTCAAGAGGGACAGAGAGTTGGGAGGTGAAGAGATAGAGGTAGAGGTAGAGGTAGAGGTAGAGGTAGAGGAAGAGAGAGTGGTGAATATTACTTCCTCAAGAGCAAGCGAGGAGTTATATGAACAAGATCATGAGGGCAGCCCCAGAAAGAAGCTCAGGCTTTCAAAAGAACAATCTGCCACTTTGGAAGACAGCTTCAGAGAACACACCACCCTCAATCCC AAGCAAAAGCAAGACCTGGCAAGAAAGCTAAATCTACGGCCGCGACAAGTGGAAGTCTGGTTCCAAAACAGGAGGGCCAG GACCAAGTTGAAGCAAACTGAAGCGGATTGTGAGTTGTTGAAAAAGTGTTGTGAGACGCTGAAAGAAGAGAACAGAAGGCTACACAAGGAGCTGCAAGAGCTCAAGTTAATGAAACAAAcggcaacagcagcagcagcagtaccACCCTTTTACATGCAGTTTCCAACAGCCACTCTCACCATGTGCCCTTCTTGTGAGAAAATCTGCAACGGCGGTGACCACCATAATCATCATGGGTCGTCGACGAGTTCTTTTTTGATTGGATCGAAGCCGGCTCACTTGATCTTCAACCCCTTTAGCACCCATCCATCTACAGCTTGCTAa
- the LOC18789451 gene encoding branched-chain-amino-acid aminotransferase 5, chloroplastic, which yields MSADYMFIMKSSEDRSFSDGGLQRFGKIKLNPAACVLNYGQGIIEELKAYRKPENSILLFRPEEHGLRMRVGAERLLMPAPTVEQFVEAVKVTVLENRRWVPSPNKGFLHIRPLLIGSGPVLSLTPAPEFIFLILVTPMGDYSRGGLEPINLVVENEIHHAFHGGAGSVKLCCCNFHLPLIHIALSGCLSIGLPVGALWSFWHSHCLAIHKEASADCWKMATTNHPGSYHFILKAHVEAKENGFSDVLFLDSVHQRYVEETSTANIFLVKDTIISTPALEEGTVLPGVTRKCVTEIACSQGYQVEERLVSVEELFEADEVFCTGNAVHLSRVGSITYLGKKVSCCRVSATAPGAVKYTNGSYRRQVVLDSNLEVGRIDHGC from the exons ATGTCAGCTGATTATATGTTTATCATGAAGAGTTCCGAAGATAGAAGCTTTTCAGATGGTGGGTTACAACGTTTTGGGAAAATCAAATTGAACCCAGCAGCCTGTGTCTTGAACTATGGCCAG ggaataattgaagaattgaAAGCCTACAGGAAGCCAGAGAATTCTATATTACTATTTCGCCCAGAGGAACATGGGTTGCGGATGAGAGTGGGTGCAGAGCGCCTGCTTATGCCTGCACCAACCGTTGAGCAGTTTGTGGAAGCTGTCAAAGTTACTGTATTGGAAAATAGACGTTGG GTTCCCTCGCCAAATAAAGGCTTTCTACATATTCGACCGCTACTTATTGGGAGCGGACCTGTTCTTAGTCTTACACCAGCTCCAGAATTCATCTTTCTGATTTTGGTGACCCCAATGGGGGACTATTCTAGG GGAGGCTTAGAACCTATCAATTTGGTGGTTGAAAACGAAATCCATCATGCATTTCATGGTGGAGCTGGAAGTGTAAAATTATGCTGCTGTAATTTCCACTTACCACTTATTCACATAGCGCTTAGTGGCTGTTTATCAATCGGTCTTCCTGTTGGTGCACTATGGTCATTTTGGCATTCTCACTGTTTAGCAATTCATAAAGAAGCTTCTGCTGATTGCTGGAAGATGGCTACAACAAATCATCCGGGCTCTTATCATTTT ATTTTGAAGGCACATGTGGAAGCTAAAGAAAATGGTTTCTCTGATGTTTTGTTCCTCGATTCTGTTCACCAAAGATATGTTGAAGAGACTTCTACTGCTAACATTTTTCTCGTGAAG GATACGATTATCTCCACTCCAGCATTGGAAGAAGGGACAGTTTTGCCTGGCGTTACACGTAAATGTGTAACTGAAATTGCTTGCAGCCAAGGGTATCAG GTTGAGGAACGCCTTGTGTCGGTTGAGGAATTATTTGAAGCTGATGAAGTCTTCTGTACTGGAAATGCTGTCCATTTATCACGTGTGGGCAGCATAACTTACCTGGGCAAAAA GGTGTCTTGCTGTCGTGTCTCAGCAACTGCACCGGGCGCTGTTAAATATACAAATGGGTCATACAGAAGACAAGTTGTGTTGGACAGTAACCTCGAAGTAGGAAGGATTGATCACGGATGTTAA
- the LOC18790912 gene encoding branched-chain-amino-acid aminotransferase 2, chloroplastic isoform X1, giving the protein MIQRITRLHKLVRSIRVGSSLSSSSKQLRVHCCFGSVAASNAEQACEQSVESYNVKKNEYADVDWDNLGFGLTPTDYMYVMKCSNNGTFEKGQLNRYGNIELNPAAGVLNYGQGLYEGTKAYRKKDGNLILFRPDQNAMRMQFGAERMCMPSPSVDQFVDAVKQTVQANKCWVPPPGKGSLYIRPLLIGSGPILGLAPSPEYTFLVYASPVRNYFKEGSAPLNIYVEEEYDRASRGGAGGVKSITNYAPVLKALLRAKNRGFSDVLYLDSVNNKNLEEVSSCNIFIVKGNLISTPAAVGTILPGVTRRSIIEIARDLCYQVEERPIPVDELNEADEVFCTGTAVGVAPVGSITCHGKRMEYKTGAQTVCTQLYSTLVGIQTGHIEDKKAWIVEIE; this is encoded by the exons ATGATTCAAAGGATAACACGACTTCATAAGTTGGTTCGATCCATTAGAGTTGGTTCTTCATTATCTTCGTCATCCAAg CAGCTTAGAGTTCACTGTTGCTTTGGTTCTGTGGCTGCATCTAATGCGGAACAAGCATGTGAACAATCTGTAGAAAG CTACAATGTTAAAAAGAATGAGTATGCCGATGTGGATTGGGATAATCTTGGATTTGGTTTAACGCCAACTGATTACATGTACGTTATGAAATGCTCCAACAATGGCACATTTGAAAAAGGCCAACTTAATCGTTATGGAAACATTGAACTCAACCCTGCTGCTGGAGTTCTAAATTATGGACAG GGTTTGTATGAAGGCACAAAAGCATACAGGAAGAAAGATGGGAATCTCATTCTCTTTCGTCCAGACCAGAATGCAATGCGGATGCAGTTTGGTGCAGAAAGAATGTGCATGCCCTCACCATCCGTCGATCAATTTGTTGATGCTGTGAAGCAAACAGTTCAAGCCAACAAGTGCTGG gttcctCCACCAGGGAAAGGGTCTTTGTATATTAGGCCTCTACTTATAGGAAGTGGTCCTATATTGGGTTTGGCTCCATCTCCTGAGTACACTTTCCTTGTATATGCTTCCCCTGTGAGGAACTATTTCAAG GAGGGCTCTGCACCCTTGAATATATACGTCGAGGAGGAGTATGATCGTGCCTCTCGCGGGGGAGCTGGAGGTGTCAAAAGCATTACCAATTATGCTCCA GTTTTGAAGGCACTACTCAGAGCTAAAAACAGAGGATTTTCGGATGTTCTGTATCTTGACTCGgtaaataacaaaaatctGGAGGAGGTCTCTTCTTGCAACATTTTCATTGTGAAG GGCAACCTTATTTCAACTCCGGCTGCAGTCGGGACGATTCTTCCCGGAGTTACTCGAAGAAGCATTATCGAAATTGCTCGTGATCTTTGTTACCAG GTTGAGGAACGTCCTATTCCGGTGGATGAATTGAATGAAGCTGATGAAGTGTTCTGCACAGGAACTGCTGTTGGGGTTGCCCCTGTGGGCAGCATTACTTGTCACGGCAAAAG GATGGAGTATAAAACGGGCGCTCAGACTGTGTGCACacaactttactcaacccTCGTAGGAATTCAAACGGGTCATATTGAGGATAAGAAAGCCTGGattgttgaaattgaatga
- the LOC18790912 gene encoding branched-chain-amino-acid aminotransferase 2, chloroplastic isoform X2, producing MIQRITRLHKLVRSIRVGSSLSSSSKLRVHCCFGSVAASNAEQACEQSVESYNVKKNEYADVDWDNLGFGLTPTDYMYVMKCSNNGTFEKGQLNRYGNIELNPAAGVLNYGQGLYEGTKAYRKKDGNLILFRPDQNAMRMQFGAERMCMPSPSVDQFVDAVKQTVQANKCWVPPPGKGSLYIRPLLIGSGPILGLAPSPEYTFLVYASPVRNYFKEGSAPLNIYVEEEYDRASRGGAGGVKSITNYAPVLKALLRAKNRGFSDVLYLDSVNNKNLEEVSSCNIFIVKGNLISTPAAVGTILPGVTRRSIIEIARDLCYQVEERPIPVDELNEADEVFCTGTAVGVAPVGSITCHGKRMEYKTGAQTVCTQLYSTLVGIQTGHIEDKKAWIVEIE from the exons ATGATTCAAAGGATAACACGACTTCATAAGTTGGTTCGATCCATTAGAGTTGGTTCTTCATTATCTTCGTCATCCAAg CTTAGAGTTCACTGTTGCTTTGGTTCTGTGGCTGCATCTAATGCGGAACAAGCATGTGAACAATCTGTAGAAAG CTACAATGTTAAAAAGAATGAGTATGCCGATGTGGATTGGGATAATCTTGGATTTGGTTTAACGCCAACTGATTACATGTACGTTATGAAATGCTCCAACAATGGCACATTTGAAAAAGGCCAACTTAATCGTTATGGAAACATTGAACTCAACCCTGCTGCTGGAGTTCTAAATTATGGACAG GGTTTGTATGAAGGCACAAAAGCATACAGGAAGAAAGATGGGAATCTCATTCTCTTTCGTCCAGACCAGAATGCAATGCGGATGCAGTTTGGTGCAGAAAGAATGTGCATGCCCTCACCATCCGTCGATCAATTTGTTGATGCTGTGAAGCAAACAGTTCAAGCCAACAAGTGCTGG gttcctCCACCAGGGAAAGGGTCTTTGTATATTAGGCCTCTACTTATAGGAAGTGGTCCTATATTGGGTTTGGCTCCATCTCCTGAGTACACTTTCCTTGTATATGCTTCCCCTGTGAGGAACTATTTCAAG GAGGGCTCTGCACCCTTGAATATATACGTCGAGGAGGAGTATGATCGTGCCTCTCGCGGGGGAGCTGGAGGTGTCAAAAGCATTACCAATTATGCTCCA GTTTTGAAGGCACTACTCAGAGCTAAAAACAGAGGATTTTCGGATGTTCTGTATCTTGACTCGgtaaataacaaaaatctGGAGGAGGTCTCTTCTTGCAACATTTTCATTGTGAAG GGCAACCTTATTTCAACTCCGGCTGCAGTCGGGACGATTCTTCCCGGAGTTACTCGAAGAAGCATTATCGAAATTGCTCGTGATCTTTGTTACCAG GTTGAGGAACGTCCTATTCCGGTGGATGAATTGAATGAAGCTGATGAAGTGTTCTGCACAGGAACTGCTGTTGGGGTTGCCCCTGTGGGCAGCATTACTTGTCACGGCAAAAG GATGGAGTATAAAACGGGCGCTCAGACTGTGTGCACacaactttactcaacccTCGTAGGAATTCAAACGGGTCATATTGAGGATAAGAAAGCCTGGattgttgaaattgaatga
- the LOC18789327 gene encoding uncharacterized protein LOC18789327: MAASHTNEKLRSAKLHIEEIRTKKFSIGKKEPNPLTLDLHRAVTSLSAELYQKDIHFLMELIQNAEDNEYKKGVEPTLEFVLTKKDITGTGAPATLLVFNNEVGFSRKNIDSICSIGRSTKKGKRQQGFIGEKGIGFKSVFLVSSQPHIFSNRYRVRFTEEPNQDCGIGYVVPEWVSGKPHLSSICDVYGVNKILPTTTFILPLKPDKVEAVRAQLSELHPEILLFLSKVKRLYVRGCDPEEADDVSTISIFSETEHMDLSDERANSRVVQLSVKEKKCDTELCKYYLWREAFPVKPGNQVSLRMDVEKWVITLAFPFGERLTRGTSSVGIFAFLPTAMVTNFPFVIQADFILASSRESILLDNVWNLGILDCVPSAFVNAFQSCVRELQLFPSVDQTFEFLPAQDSAIPVFNNLRESIKTSLRCLRIVPSEIFSGKSCLFITPEQAVRVLPKFRDLVLQMESEGAISSNLSSLNKVLHSSLDLEKYSAVLDFLDVAAASGHWYTKCIKSCNIVLLSDEVYVELLGFIVDNEKRFAKGIKTIPLIKYINSEGNLELCTIAETTTGIPGTLKVRYAMELELHTWLSKCNMEFGCPGVYFIPNSTQKALLKNKPICRRNWSVRNWLGQARVSSCSAHDYASLLQNHVSGEEPNLAVTLSNFLYHAHRKGFLDDNSISDICRRIPIIDGADHVRMQRTVTLVPALDSKWMKLFGPQNPFVEQNYVDIGYVYSKSSLFLGESTPEKELLHFISKHSKAVDLPELCPPDVVLQIASRELSSEQAFLLLDWIRLLQNKGSPLPLIFIESIRDGKWMKTYSGYVSPRKAILPDETGKAIIDMMKDVLKDVPILDLEFYMNRINLYQDELKFLGVGLGSDDVRRLVANWLNSLASPGMNKLCTFSLLTFINFCRGRNMIDEDWLDVVKDKRWVKTHQGYNAPKGSILLPSEIEAETCLKITNLPIVDQAFYGSRLGSFLSELRLLGVTYGLEEVQKSIAENMTLTSNLPSLTGSCGLLILKCIRCLGSGAAGVIIKIKCKPWIKTTLGFKTPSETVLPDPRWGALFNALQVPAIEESYYGDAIRHFTDELNAIGVVVDSTGATKMIGARFNSLLSSSSLAPATTMLLLGCIRELIPNMSLQRSELKWLLCEKWLKTRHGYKTPGESIISGSNWGPISFFVDLPLIDDAHYGIGIYKFKDELQMLGVITDFERGAPFVAKGLHSPIQPELLASDGMISLLECIKHLRSRSDDEPLLGDLRQNVAESRCLKTMKGYKIPQECVLFDPAWESILKRSDAPSIDESFYGTSIFLYKNQLRDIGVKVDPLDVCSLLSGLLLSLSDRVVITSIYGFLNKFQWSPKDQDKCNFQVWIPGSKGTGVWANSQDCVLHDRKNLFSSRLFCLEKFYKKGLLPFFSSAFGVAENPSINDYLLLWNSWALRDNGQVTVAECCSFWEFVVDSWNQQVEDILKRNLTKLPATMDTVDEIYLVSREEVFIADDLQLKKIFSSSNKVPLFVWIPKSISECYITPRRLHAIYEILRVRKMSESVECNVSGTLSFEHCEKVDPRERLIGRGLIKIILGFLAGPEVNMPVKERHEVARSIVVLSVYKSDKPIQVCYQLKPSASTTVEVEKLKLVLWEKNSPHLLIDELGYEDGKDDLEFVASFADELSRGLLAQVRPTAADALSKIIQMGYMFHFNENEVEFLLMKENLELFVEDVKFLDSAFLSSRETTVTAVYRKRAHKKLEHLGPSTPMPACKKQHRL; encoded by the exons ATGGCGGCGAGCCATACAAATGAAAAGTTGCGTTCTGCTAAACTTCACATAGAAGAGATAAGGACTAAAAAGTTCTCTATTGGGAAGAAAGAACCAAACCCCTTAACCCTCGATCTTCATCGTGCGGTCACCAGTTTATCTGCGGAACTGTACCAGAAAGACATCCATTTCCTGATGGAGCTCATACAG AACGCAGAAGACAATGAATACAAAAAAGGGGTAGAACCAACGCTGGAATTTGTGCTGACCAAGAAAGACATAACTGGGACTGGAGCACCAGCTACTCTGCTTGTTTTCAATAATGAGGTTGGCTTTTCCAGGAAGAATATTGATTCCATCTGCAGCATAGGCCGTTCTACAAAGAAGGGAAAGAGGCAGCAAGGTTTTATTGGAGAAAAAG GAATTGGATTTAAAAGTGTGTTTCTTGTGAGTTCACAGCCTCATATATTTAGCAACAGATATCGGGTCAGATTTACGGAAGAACCAAACCAAGATTGTGGTATTGGCTATGTAGTTCCTGAATGGGTTAGTGGAAAACCTCATTTATCAAGCATATGTGATGTATATGGTGTCAACAAGATCTTGCCAACAACTACGTTTATTCTTCCCCTGAAGCCTGACAAGGTGGAGGCTGTTAGAGCACAGCTGTCAGAGCTTCACCCAGAGATTCTCCTGTTCTTATCCAAGGTAAAGCGGTTATATGTACGTGGGTGTGATCCTGAAGAAGCTGATGACGTCTCTACAATTTCTATATTTAGTGAGACTGAACATATGGATTTGAGCGACGAAAGAGCCAATTCTCGTGTTGTGCAACTTTcagtaaaagagaaaaagtgtGATACTGAGTTGTGCAAGTATTACTTGTGGAGAGAGGCATTTCCAGTAAAACCTGGGAATCAAGTTAGTCTAAGGATGGATGTGGAGAAATGGGTGATTACTCTTGCTTTCCCGTTTGGAGAAAGACTGACAAGGGGAACGTCTTCTGTTGGTATATTTGCTTTCCTTCCTACAGCAATGGTCACAAACTTCCCCTTTGTAATTCAAGCTGATTTCATCCTTGCTTCTTCACGAGAATCTATACTGTTGGACAATGTATGGAATTTGGGAATTCTTGATTGTGTCCCATCAGCTTTTGTAAATGCTTTCCAGTCTTGTGTGAGAGAACTTCAACTCTTTCCTTCAGTGGATCAGACATTTGAGTTTTTACCTGCCCAAGATTCGGCAATTCCCGTGTTCAACAACTTAAGAGAGTCCATAAAAACTAGTTTGCGATGTCTAAGGATAGTGCCTTCTGAAATATTTTCTGGTAAGAGTTGTTTATTCATAACGCCTGAACAAGCAGTTCGGGTCTTGCCAAAATTCAGGGACCTAGTCCTTCAAATGGAAAGTGAAGGGGCTATTTCAAGCAATTTATCTTCATTGAATAAGGTCTTGCATTCATCTCTGGACCTCGAAAAATACAGTGCAGTTCTGGACTTTCTGGATGTGGCAGCTGCTAGTGGTCATTGGTACACAAAATGCATCAAATCCTGCAATATTGTGTTGTTATCTGATGAGGTATATGTTGAACTACTTGGTTTTATTGTTGATAATGAGAAAAGGTTTGCAAAAGGTATTAAGACCATACCTCTTATTAAATACATCAATAGCGAAGGAAACTTGGAATTGTGTACAATTGCTGAAACCACAACAGGAATTCCAGGGACACTGAAGGTTCGATATGCTATGGAGCTGGAGCTTCACACTTGGCTGAGCAAGTGCAATATGGAGTTTGGATGTCCTGGTGTGTATTTCATTCCCAATAGCACACAGAAAGCTCTTTTAAAGAACAAACCAATTTGCAGAAGGAATTGGTCTGTCAGGAATTGGCTTGGCCAAGCAAGAGTGTCTTCTTGTTCAGCACACGATTACGCTTCATTGCTTCAGAATCATGTATCAGGTGAGGAACCAAATCTTGCAGTTACATTGTCCAATTTCCTTTATCACGCCCACAGGAAAGGCTTCCTTGATGATAATAGCATATCTGATATTTGTCGAAGGATCCCAATTATTGATGGGGCTGACCATGTTAGAATGCAAAGAACCGTTACTCTTGTCCCTGCATTAGATAGCAAATGGATGAAGTTGTTTGGACCTCAAAACCCATTTGTGGAACAAAATTACGTTGATATAGGGTATGTTTATTCTAAAAGTAGTCTGTTTCTGGGAGAATCTACGCCTGAGAAGGAGCTTCTTCATTTTATTAGCAAGCATAGTAAAGCTGTGGACTTACCGGAGTTGTGTCCTCCAGATGTGGTGCTACAGATAGCATCTCGTGAACTGTCAAGTGAGCAGGCCTTTTTGCTACTTGATTGGATCAGATTACTTCAGAATAAAGGTTCACCTTTACCTTTGATTTTCATTGAAAGCATTCGAGATGGAAAGTGGATGAAGACATATTCAGGTTATGTTTCTCCAAGAAAGGCCATTCTTCCAGATGAAACAGGGAAAGCTATTATTGATATGATGAAGGATGTTCTGAAGGATGTCCCCATTTTAGACCTGGAATTTTATATGAACCGAATCAATCTTTATCAAGATGAATTGAAATTTCTGGGTGTGGGACTTGGATCAGATGATGTGCGGAGGCTGGTTGCTAATTGGTTAAATTCCCTTGCTTCTCCTGGAATGAACAAACTGTGCACGTTTTCTTTGCTgactttcattaatttttgtagAGGAAGAAATATGATTGATGAGGACTGGTTGGATGTTGTGAAGGATAAGAGATGGGTGAAGACTCATCAGGGTTATAATGCTCCCAAGGGATCTATTCTTTTGCCATCTGAGATAGAAGCTGAAACCTGTTTAAAAATTACGAATCTTCCTATTGTTGATCAAGCATTCTATGGAAGCAGATTAGGTTCTTTCTTATCAGAATTAAGGCTACTTGGAGTTACATATGGTCTGGAGGAGGTGCAAAAATCAATTGCAGAGAATATGACTTTAACTTCAAATCTGCCTTCCCTGACTGGTAGTTGTGGTTTGTTGATTCTTAAATGTATCAGATGCTTGGGATCTGGAGCTGCTGGCGTGATTATAAAGATTAAATGTAAACCTTGGATAAAGACAACTTTGGGTTTTAAAACCCCTTCAGAAACTGTTCTTCCTGATCCAAGATGGGGTGCTTTGTTCAATGCTCTTCAGGTCCCTGCCATAGAGGAATCATATTATGGGGATGCAATTAGGCATTTCACTGATGAGTTGAATGCTATTGGAGTGGTGGTTGATTCTACCGGAGCAACTAAGATGATAGGTGCTCGGTTTAATTCCCTACTGTCTTCTTCTAGCTTAGCTCCTGCCACAACGATGTTGTTGTTAGGTTGCATCAGAGAGCTGATTCCAAATATGTCTTTACAGCGCTCTGAACTGAAGTGGTTGTTGTGTGAGAAATGGTTGAAAACACGTCATGGTTATAAGACACCTGGTGAATCAATTATTTCCGGCTCTAATTGGGGACCGATCTCATTTTTTGTTGATCTTCCTCTCATAGATGACGCACACTATGGTATTGGCATATATAAGTTCAAGGATGAACTCCAGATGTTGGGTGTCATCACGGATTTTGAACGAGGAGCTCCATTTGTTGCTAAAGGTCTCCACAGTCCAATTCAACCTGAACTACTTGCTTCAGATGGTATGATATCATTGTTGGAGTGCATCAAGCATTTAAGGTCCAGGTCTGATGATGAGCCTTTACTGGGTGACTTACGCCAGAACGTAGCAGAAAGCAGATGTTTGAAGACCATGAAGGGTTACAAAATTCCACAAGAATGTGTTCTCTTTGATCCAGCATGGGAAAGTATTCTTAAGAGGTCAGATGCTCCAAGCATTGATGAATCTTTTTACGGAACTAGCATTTTTTTGTACAAGAATCAGTTGAGAGATATTGGTGTGAAGGTAGACCCATTGGATGTTTGTTCTCTTCTATCTGGGCTTCTTTTGTCGCTATCAGACAGGGTTGTAATTACAAGTATTTATGGCTTCCTGAACAAGTTCCAATGGAGTCCGAAAGATCAAGATAAATGCAACTTTCAGGTGTGGATACCTGGCTCAAAGGGTACAGGTGTATGGGCTAATTCTCAGGATTGTGTACTTCATGATAGGAAAAATCTGTTTAGCTCGCGTTTGTTCTGTCTTGAGAAGTTTTACAAGAAAGGGCtccttccctttttttcttcagccTTTGGAGTTGCAGAAAATCCTTCCATCAACGATTACTTGCTGCTATGGAACTCATGGGCTTTGAGGGATAATGGTCAAGTAACTGTTGCAGAGTGCTGCTCCTTTTGGGAGTTTGTGGTAGACAGCTGGAATCAACAGGTAGAAGATATTCTGAAGCGGAACTTGACTAAATTACCTGCCACAATGGACACGGTTGATGAAATATATCTGGTGAGCAGAGAGGAAGTATTTATTGCTGATGACTTGCAACTGAAAAAGATTTTCTCCAGCTCTAATAAGGTTCCTCTGTTTGTGTGGATTCCCAAGAGTATAAGCGAGTGTTATATTACTCCAAGAAGATTACATGCAATTTATGAAATACTCAGAGTTAGAAAGATGTCTGAGTCAGTTGAGTGCAATGTGAGCGGCACGCTATCATTTGAGCATTGTGAAAAGGTTGATCCAAGAGAGAGATTAATTGGGAGGGGTTTAATCAAAATTATTCTGGGTTTTCTAGCTGGTCCTGAGGTAAATATGCCAGTGAAAGAGAGACACGAGGTCGCTAGATCGATAGTTGTACTGTCTGTGTACAAGAGTGACAAACCGATTCAAGTCTGCTATCAACTAAAGCCATCTGCAAGTACAACAGTTGAAGTGGAAAAATTAAAGCTGGTTCTTTGGGAGAAGAATTCTCCGCATTTGCTCATTGATGAATTAGGCTATGAGGATGGGAAAGATGATCTGGAATTTGTTGCTTCTTTTGCTGATGAACTCTCACGAGGACTGTTAGCACAGGTGAGGCCTACTGCAGCAGATGCTCTGAGCAAGATTATCCAAATGGGGTATATGTTCCATTTTAATGAGAATGAAGTGGAGTTTTTGCtgatgaaagaaaatttggaGTTATTTGTGGAGGATGTTAAGTTTCTTGATTCTGCATTCCTCTCATCAAGAGAAACTACTGTAACTGCTGTGTATCGAAAGCGTGCACATAAAAAGTTAGAGCATTTAGGCCCTTCCACACCAATGCCAGCATGCAAGAAGCAGCATCGGTTATAA
- the LOC18790486 gene encoding probable 2-oxoglutarate-dependent dioxygenase AOP1 produces MFRALKISYTASERTKRKKMNMSSQTVARIPVVDFSKADCLKPGTSSWLSARKDVCRALEELGCFMAILPSKVPPELHKTIFNAFDELFNFPVDTPDNPLRAGYVTSCSGQNTFGIINGTNPQETQEFTHLFWPNGNDQFRETADLYAKVMAEIDEAVTRMVFENYGVEKYHDDHFRSTFYYLRLIKYEVPKKLGVDVGLRSHTDKTFSSILHQNHVTGLEINTKTNEWVVFDPLPSSVIFMAGDVFQVWSNDRVRPCRHRVTLKENEVRYSFGLFSLHKGVIHVPDELLDKDHPLRYKPFNHLEFLRAQKDLSETEYAAKAYCAI; encoded by the exons ATGTTTAGAGCCCTCAAAATCTCATATACAGCCAGTGAgagaaccaaaagaaaaaagatgaacaTGAGTTCCCAAACTGTGGCCAGGATTCCAGTGGTAGATTTCTCGAAAGCGGACTGCCTGAAGCCGGGGACAAGCTCTTGGCTCTCAGCACGCAAAGACGTTTGTCGGGCGCTCGAAGAGCTCGGATGTTTCATGGCAATCCTACCCAGCAAAGTTCCTCCTGAACTTCACAAAACCATCTTTAATGCATTTGACGAGTTGTTTAATTTCCCCGTCGATACTCCTGACAACCCTTTACGTGCTGGCTACGTAACTTCCTGTTCTGGGCAGAATACCTTTGGAATTATTAATGGCACAAACCCTCAAGAAACTCAGGAATTCACACATCTTTTTTGGCCAAATGGAAACGACCAATTTCG TGAGACTGCTGACTTGTATGCAAAAGTGATGGCAGAGATAGATGAAGCTGTGACAAGAATGGTATTTGAAAACTATGGTGTAGAAAAGTACCATGACGATCACTTCCGATCGACTTTTTACTATCTCCGTCTTATAAAATACGAAGTACCCAAGAAACTTGGAGTTGATGTGGGTTTACGCAGTCATACGGACAAGACCTTTTCCTCCATACTCCATCAAAATCATGTCACTGGTCTGGAGATCAATACAAAGACTAATGAGTGGGTAGTTTTTGATCCTCTGCCTTCATCCGTGATATTCATGGCGGGAGACGTATTTCAG GTTTGGAGTAACGATCGAGTTCGACCGTGTAGACATAGAGTGACATTGAAGGAAAATGAGGTGAGATACTCGTTCGGACTGTTTTCACTGCATAAAGGGGTGATACATGTACCAGATGAGCTTCTGGACAAGGACCACCCCTTAAGGTATAAGCCTTTCAATCATCTAGAATTTCTTAGAGCACAGAAAGACCTCAGTGAAACTGAGTATGCCGCAAAGGCATATTGTGCCATTTGA